Within Antennarius striatus isolate MH-2024 chromosome 22, ASM4005453v1, whole genome shotgun sequence, the genomic segment tttcactttcttttctaACACGGTGTCTCTGCAGAGGAAGCTGTCCAACAGTTCATGTCACCGGGTCACCCTGACCCCTTACCAGGTGGGGTCACCAGGTCACCCTGACCCCTTACCAGGGCACGGTCACCGGGTCACCCTGACCCCTTACCAGGTGGGGTCACCGGGTCACCCTGACCCCTTACCAGGTGGGGTCACCAGGTCACCCTGACCCCTTACCAGGTGGGGTCACCAGGTCACCCTGACCCCTTACCAGGTGGGGTCACCGGGTCACCCTGACCCCTTACCAGGTGGGGTCACCAGGTCACCCTGACCCCTTACCAGGTGGGGTCACCAGGTCACCCTGACCCCTTACCAGGTGGGGTCACCAGGTCACCCTGACCCCTTACCAGGTGGGGTCACCGGGTCACCCTGACCCCTTACCAGGTGGGGTCACCAGGTCACCCTGACCCCTTACCAGGTGGGGTCACCAGGTCACCCTGACCCCTTACCAGGTCAGGGTGACCTGGTGCAGTAGGGTCGACCCCGTTGTGTCGGTCCAGTCAGGATGGCCCCCCATCACTGGTCAGGTAGAGCAGCCTGGGACCCCAAACACCAGCCGGGCTGCTTCCTGCTGCCTTCCCTTCCCatcagccccccaccccccctcgcTCGGGCCTCTGGTTCGGCTCCTCTGACGGCTCAGATCTGAGGCTGTGATTCGTCTGACAAAACCCCCGGGGACCCCCTTCAGGGCTGGGGCCTCAACACCGTCTGGGGGTTCGTTTCCTGGGGGTGTGGCCTGAACTGGTTCATATTAATCCTGATTGGTTGGAGGTGAGGCAGACGtttccactggtgtgtgtgtgtgtgtgtgtgtgtgtgtgtgtgtgtgtgtgtgttcaaccccaacaggtgtgtgtgtgtgtgttcacccccaacaggtgtgtgtgtgtgtgtgtgtgtgtgtgttcaaccccaacaggtgtgtgtgtgtgtgtgtgtgtgttcaaccccaacaggtgtgtgtgtgtgtgtgtgtgtgtgtgtgtgtgtgtgtgtgtgtgtgtgtgtttgtgttcacccccaacaggtgtgtgtgtgtgtgtgtgtgttcacccccaacaggtgtgtgtgtgtgtgtgtgtgtgtgtgtgtgtgtgtgtgtgtttgtgttcacccccaacaggtgtgtgtgtgtgtgttcacccccaacaggtgtgtgtgtctacattgGAATGGGTTTCCTTCCCCTGGTCTGTGGTCATCAGCCTGTCATTGATGCTCCCGGTTTGTGTcctggggggttctgtggggtgTTGGGTTcctggggggttctgtggggtgTTGGGTTCCTGTGGGGTTCTGTGGGGTGTTGGGTTcctggggggttctgtggggtgTTGGGTTcctggggggttctgtggggtgTTGGGTTcctggggggttctgtggggtgTTGGGTTCCTGGGGGGTTCTTGCAGGCGTCTCCAGACCTTGAAGTTCTCATGAGTCTTGATCGTGTGATCCAGTATTTGTCGTGTGAACGTGTTCAAACGATGCACATTTCAAACGCAGAAGCGCTGCTGCCGCAGACGCCTCCACTGTGCCTTAAAGTAGTGCGTGTTAACGCCGGCGCCGCGGCGCTGGGGGTCctggatgggggggtcaggccTGCCATGGACGGAGGTAGTCGTAGAGTTTGACATCTTAGTGTTTTGTAGTAGTTTCCTTTTTGATATTAAACCAAATGCttctatttattgtttttttgtaaatgggCTGTGCTGAACTTGGCTCGCGGACGCCTGTTACAGCTGGAAGTGGTTTCCTGGTCCTGATTGGTCGGCCGTCAGTCCGCTTCCACATCTTCAGGACAAAGTCAACACGTTGAGAAATCAGCCCGTTTCTAGAGCATCACTGCGATCTATTTTTGTACGTGTCCAGTAGAGCATGCTCCTGCAGCGGCCCCGCCCTCTGACGGCCCTttggtgtggtgggggggggcgctaCCTTTAAATGCATCGTGCTGGGTGCGTTAATTTCCTCATGTATTTTATGTAAACAGTGTACATTGATATAACTGTAATATGTACGATTACCTGCAGCTTTATTTCCTTTGCATCGTATGTTTGGAGTTCCAGTAGCCCCCACCTGCTCACGGGGCCGTCGTTCTATATGATACTGAAAGATGTTTAATGTCATTTGTCAACTGAACAAACCACAGAAATTAAAGGTTTATTAGGGGATTTTAAGATGGTTGTTGCTCCACTTCTTTATCACAGAAACATTTGAGAACAGGTTTAATGTCCACCTTTTCATCTGGATTAATAATTTGACTAAaccggtcacatgacctcccaTGTTTAAGTCACACGTGTGAAAACCACAAGTATCCTCCATTGAGAGGGTGTCCCTCTGGAAAGACTCATCGTACAAACGGTGGTCCTGTTGGAAACATAGAAATACAACAACAGCTTTCTGTCACGATGGTATTCCAGAATAACGTTCTGTCACGATGGTATTCCAGAATAACGTTCTGTCACGATGGTATTCCAGAATAACGTTCTGTCACGATGGTATTCCGGAATAACGTTCTGTAACAATGGTATTCCGGAATAACGTTCTGTAACGATGGTATTCCGGAATAACGTTCTGTCACGATGGTATTCCGGATTAACGTTCTGTCACGATGGTATTCCAGAATAACATTCTGTCACGATGGTATTCCAGAATAACATTCTGTCACGATGGTATTCCAGAATATCATTCTGTCACGATGGTATTCCGGAATAACGTTCTGTAACGATGTCTTTCCactatattttatttcctgaagCAGAATTCTGTTGACTCAAACAGGTTCTGTAACTTATACATCAGGAACTTGTAACATTCCAGAACTATTCCAGAACAACAGTTTAAATACTTGAATAACACGTCTGTTAAAACAGTTCCTTCATGAAGATGTGgaggttctctaggagtgaccaggctGGATCTGACCAGAGGAACAGTTGTGGTGAGATGTtgtgaagaaaagaagagaaagcctttattgtcactacaCACAGTATAACGGGTTGGGGAGGTGGAGCAGACTGGTGGTTTGGaccgtccagaggagagatggtgaggatggagctaccaggggGGAGGACCAGGGAGGAGGTGGATGAtgtctccggagcactgccgaggcgcccctgagcaaggcgccgtccccctcacaagctgctcatttggggcgctccaATGAGGGAGCTGCAcgtcactctacctcctctgtatgcgtacagccccccccccgtgtgtgtgttcagggcctgtacacacacatatatatgtacacacatatatatatgtgtgtacatatatatgtgtttgtgtgtgtacatatatatatatgtgtgtacatatatatatgtacacacacacatatatatatgtacacacatatatatatatgtgcacacacacacatatatatatgtatatatgtatatatatatatatatgtacacacacacacacacacacacacacacacatttgaactAACTCGAGTGTACCTCTAACCTCCCTGGGGGGTTATGGTCGGTCTATAAACCTGAGGGGGTGTTTGTGGGTGGAGACAGGCTGACGTGGAGGAGGACGTGGCGCCCCCTGGCGTCACAAGGAGAGGCTGTCCCATGACGTCATCGGTGTCCCCATGAACAGGTGAAGTTTGGACTCCGGACGGGACACAGAAACCACCTGTAGGTCTCAGCCGGACGGGGGTCACACGTTCTTCTGTACCCGCTGCTCCGGATCCGGTCCACCGGCCGGGGAGTCCGTTCCGGACCCGCTCCGGTGCGGAGCCGCCGTCCGGCCGGTGGCGCCGCCCCCCAGCGCCCCGCCGCCGGGTCATGACCATACATGGACATGTGCTGGTCCTGAGCTGCTGCCTGGACACACGGCCTGTGGAGGACCCGCCTGGACCCGGAGCCTGGACGACCCGCCTGGACCCGGAGCCTGGAGGACCCGCCTGGACCCGGAGCCTGGAGGACCCGCCTGGACCCGGAGCCTGGAGGACCGGAACAAACCGGACGAACCGGTCGTCTACCGGAGCCTTCACCGCCGGTGAGCCTGAATGTTGTCCCGGAGCCTCATCGCCCCCCtcccgctgctgctgcttctgtccGGTAGGTAGGCGGTGGTGTTCGGGGCCCTCCGTTGGGGGGGGGCTCGGTGCTCACGCACACGGCCAGGTGACAGTTCTGTCTCCCGGTCCTGATCTGGACCGACATGGGGcggtaatggggggggggggcgtctgtCCGGGGTCAGTTACAGTTAGTCCGGTTACAGTTAGTTCAATTATAGTTAGTCCAGTTACAGTTAGTCCAGTTACAGTTAGTCCGGTTATAGTTAGTCTGGTTACAGTTACTTCAGTTAGTTAGTCCAGTTACAGTTACTTCAATTATAGTTAGTCCAGTTACAGTTAATCCAGTTAGTTACTTCAGTTATAGTTAGTCCAGTTACAGTTAGTCTGGTTACAGCTACTTCAGTTACAGTTAGTCCAGTTACAGACTTAATTTGGTTATGTTACAGAGTTAATCCGGTTCCAGAGTTGATCCGGTTCCAGATTTAATCTGGTTGGTTACCTTTACCGTTGGACGTTTATCAGAACTGGCTCAGGGACCGACATGAACGACCTCGGCTCTATTTAAActgttggtttgtgtgtttatgaagGATCGACTCCTGACCTGAGACATCAGTCAGTGGATGTTCTGACGTCAACACTGACCGGTAGCACAGGTAATGGTCAGGTACActgaagtcacatgaccagtaATACCATGTAGAGTACTATTACACAGTAGTTTACCCATAGTTCACCAGTACTGTATCAATGGAGTCCTTTCAGTCACGTCTTGAAGCTGGaatctggagctgctggacTGATCCAGAGCCTGGAGACACTTAGATGGAGAGTCTCAGCAGGAGGTCAGATGTTTAACCTTCAAGGATCAGCTGATGTGATGGAGGAGCTGAACCTACATCTGAGTGAATACCTTCGTCTGTCCATTCGTCACGTGAGCTGAGCTGCTTGTGTTTGTTCTACTGAACCAACATCAAGGTCCCCCCCCCCGAGGGTGGTGTGCTGTAGGGCGTTGGTTCTTACCCCCCAGGTCACAGACCGGCCTTCTGTGGTTGTGTCTTCTGATGCGGAGTTTAGGCTAGCCAAGCCCCCCCTACTGGTGGGTGTCGGCACTGTGACATCATTGGACAGCTTCACAGGAAGTCTGCTGTGATGGGTGGAGCtactggggtgggggtgggggatctGTAGAGACCAGGACCAGGGAGAACCCTGAAGAGTTCTGTAGAGAGTGAAGAGTGACTCAGTCAATGAGAGGGAAAGAAACGGAGAGTCTGTGGGTCATGTGTGAAACTGACCCTGTTGTACTATTACAGGGGGGGTGGCAGTGAACTATAAGACACATTGATCACCATGACTGGAAGCTGGATGGGCTATGAACCCGTCTTTAGGTTCTTCAATATGTCAATCACCAAGTGGTTCACCGTGAAGCATCATGTGTGTTTattccgtccgtccgtccatccatccatccaaccatccatccatcgtctatccatccatccatccatccatccatccatctactcaTGAGGTGACTGGAGGTTGTTCATCTTCTGGACGCTCCCAGAACACTGGTGGAGAGTTTagaactggtgtgtgtgttgtacagtGCTTTGTAGGATGTCTGATGGGTTTTAGTTCCTGTGTTCCTCCCTGGGGGAGTGATGTAGCAGCATCCATAGGGTAGCGTGTTTGGttccttgctcaggggcacctcggcagcgTAGAGGTTATCtgagggcgtggtttcgaaccccagacatggcggacactatccagtgagggtccttaggcaagacccttaatgctatacgagcctacctcaatcatgagtgaacacaataatgacagagtcataccggctcggacgtcgctcgggttaacaaggtccgcgtcagatgctagggaaccagggcggagaatacggagttgttggaatgctactacacaagtaatcccagagagaggggatatatggggcggatgtgggaccaatggatgcttcgaaacccacaatcaaggctaacaaagaaacagctgttagcccagtgttccaacatccgtaaccgaaaactgctgtcacaactagagatctaTGAAATACAACagcaatgctacggcaagggggagccaggacgccaggtcagcggggggatatcaccccccccccacaatccgtgattgggtaccaagccccaagagacacacagcctcaatacaagagctgctgacctgagaaggaagatcgtgacccaaatggaaacctggagcctccgacaaataccgaagctaagttgtcaagtaccttcagaagatctgctagaagatgtgaatgctgcaatatactgtatgtatatcatatatacagtatatatatatatcatatatgtatatgatatatatatatatgatatatcatatatatgatatatattatatatgcatatatatgatataaatatatactgtatatatatatatatactgtatatataaatgcaTGTCAATTGGttgttaaaatatgttttttgttttttaatttagggGCTTTGGGACTTTCTTACACGCtagaacaaattaaaatgattttagttattgaaaatgtttgacttaggagctcagtcacagacCGGATTAAAgttgtatctcgaggttctactgtaataatctgaggttctactgtgttattatctgaggttctactgtgttatttatctgaggttctactgtgttattatctgaggttctactgtgttattatcTGAGGTTCCACTGTgttattatctgaggttctactttgttattatctgaggttctactgtgttattatctgaggttctactgtgttattatctgaggttctactgtgttattatctgagtttctactgtgttattatctgaggttctactttgttattatctgaggttctactgtgttattatctgtggttctactgtgttatatctgaggttctactgtgttattatctgaggttctactgtgttattatctgaggttctactgtgttatatctgaggttctactgtgttattatctgaggttctactgtgttattatctgaggttctactgtgttatatctgaggttctactgtgttattatctgaggttctactgtgttattatctgaggttctactgtgttattatctgaggttctactgtgttattatctgaggttctactgtgttatatctgaggttctactgtgttattatctgaggttctactgtgttattatctgaggttctactgtgttattactTGAGCTCCTACATGTTACTGTGCTGTCCAGGAGGTTCAAGCTGGTTGCTGATGTTGTCAGTGTTGCACAGATCACTACTGTTATCCTGGTGTAGAACGTCCTCACTGGTGGAACCACCAGGGCTTAGAGGCTCAGTGGGCCGGTGGTGATCCTTTTTGTTCTAACTGATGTGTTCTCATCCCTCTCAGGCCACATCCATCTCTGGAGCCCTTCAGGTTCCTGTACTGACTCATGTCGTGTTCATTGTGTGTGCTCCCCTCCATCCAGACCAGTCCTTCTAAGCCCACTGGGGTTCTTCTGGTGGGGTTCCTCTGTCCAGCAGTCATGTCGGGGTTCAATCTGCTGCATCTAATCACCAAGAGCCAGCCTGTGGCTCTGCGGCCCTGCAGCCTCCCCTCAGGTCGACTGGGTGCTGTGTGCCTGCGCTGCTCTGCTATGACGCCTTATAACGCCTGCTGGTGTGTCAGCATGACTTTACCGTGTTCACAGTCATGTCAGCCTCTCTGTGTTTACCGCGTGCTCACAGACACAGCAGGTGCTGTCGGTTACGTTAAATCCTGCAGGGAACAAATGGGCTGCTCTTCAccgttaacgcgttccaggaaccacatgtgattaacgaattccacgatagagcgacaaactattgatcttattatttaaggtaatttaaacgtttctgaacccccccatatcgatattaaaccaccttctgtctgtatgacctttaaaacactctgatagactgattaaaacacttttgtgtctcacggaagtcagagactcacggaatgtagaacacttcaggatgccgtcagccaatagaatgtgtgtacggtatcacatgactgactACCAAAAATCTatgatgaggtggagtcactTTGATGTGTGAGGGTGTACTGTATTGATAAGGAGTTAATGTATTCAATATGGTGCAATTAATTacagcggtgatgtattgtaatcgtcagcgtccgtctgtccgtccgttagtccgtccgtctgtccgtccgtccgttagtccgtccgttagtccatccgtccgtccgtctgtccgtccgtccgttagtccgtccgttagtccgtccgttagtccgtccgttagtccgtccgttagtccgtccgttagtccgtctgttagtccgtccgttcgtccgtctgttagtccgtccgttcgtccaccaaatgtcttcacaaccgttcagattgaaagatggaaacaaaaaggacatgactcgggcagcacaggggatggaaacgagatgatgaccttgagaaaactaggtcaaggtcaaagttcaacttttgtacattcaggaaccggatgaggtagaaagacgagggagaaggccagtgtgagtaagaccatagatcaaagctagtgctttgacctatgaaagtagatcagagcactagctttgagctttgacctatgacagtaggtcagagctctAGCTTTGagctttgacctatgacagtaggtAAGTGTCATTACTGGTCCTAATGGTCACACACACCCTTCGGTTTGGCGTCGGTGGAACAGGAACCCTACTCacgctgctgtcacacagctctCTAGACGTTCACTGCTTGGCTCCCCTGCGTCGTGTGGACCCTGGTGTGTTGTGGTTGTGATGTCACTTCAAGAGCAACTTGCAGGTTCAATTTGATCTGAAATTTATATTagtcagaaaaacatttcaaatgtacatttgttcattttcttgacCACTTACCCTTTAAGCTCACGGGGCCTCATGATAGGGACACGCTCAGAGTCATGACTATTGACAGTCACCTGTTCACGTATGTTCTATGTTTTTGattgtgggaggaagctggagatcCAGAgcagagaacatgcaaacacacagaacCAATGGATTTCCACCCAgaaccttcctgctgtgagacAATAGCatcttttttcattgttttcgtTATATTTCATcattcacatcacatcacagcaCGTCTGAGTCATCTTCAGGGTGAGGACTCGGGTTGGCTGCCCTTGGTACTCGTGTTTAGCTTCCAGGTTTAATGCAggaacatgaacacacaccttcTCCAGTCCCACCTGTTATAAGATCAGTTGTGCCGTACCGCAGTGGGCTTCATTAAGAAAGGATCCCCATCTACACACATTCAGTTCCGTTTCTGTTCTTTGAGTTGGTTCCACGTGATTATTCCACAGAAGACCCGTGGACGTAAAACAATCTGTTGTTCCAGCCATTCCTGTGTTTAGAATGCGTCATTCGTTATGAAGCGTTTGTGCTCGTCACCTACCTGAGTCCAACATGGTGCCGCTGGCCTCCAGCTCAGGGTGTCGGGGTGTCAGTGTGGCCACCACACAGTCCACCAAAAACTCTTGGTTCAGTTGTGGACCAGCTTGGGCTCAAGTTATTGGGTCATTATCTAAAGGTTGATGGTTTCATGCAGTTTTAGATTGATCAATCCACCTAAACTctatgtttctggaggtggggggatgccagagaacctggatagaacccacgcagacatagtgagaacatacaaactccacacagaaaggattcaaaccTTCTTGATGATGGACACACTGACAGGTGCTGTGTGCAGCGTTCACCAGTGAGGACGGCCTGTGTACAACATATTTAcacttgtttctttctttttgcattAAGAAATAAACTTTTCACCAAACTGCTGAAGGCACCGACTCCACAAACAGGACATGTTTAGTTGACACTTTCTTAGATATTCTTCAATCTGGTGTTCAGTCATACTCCGTGAAATTCTAGTTTCTGACTCATTTCTGTACACATCGCTCCAGATTGGTCTCCAACCTGCAAGTTGCTGAGTTTGATCTTTCtgagttttgttttaatatatcTTAATCATATTTTCTCACTGAAGTGCTGATGACTGTTGTATGTGAGGTGAAAATGTGTCATAGTTACAGCTTCAACATCTCCTCATGTATAAATGAGTGAACCACATGGAGGACAGACACGAAACACAGCTGATCCTAATCcacatgtttgtgtctgtaccACGGAAAATAGTTAACACTGcatatttaatgtgtttgtcATGCGTGCCTCGCCCCCCAGGAGCATGTCTGACCAAGAGGAAGTGGCCGGTGAGCTTTCCTCcggaggagctgaagaagcGCCTTACACCCATTCAGTACCATGTGACCCAGGAGAGAGGAACTGAGAGGTACCTGCAGGACAAACCGCCAAATTAAAAGCACCAGTTTGAATCACAGGCACCAGTAGACGTGTACCTTAACGGTCAACTATTATCTACTCTGCATTCAGAGTCAGAGCCTCATTGGCCGTCCaacacaataaatcaataattcatTATTCATCAATATTTACAACGTCTGTGTCTGAAAGTCAAAGGGCCTGGGTTCCCTTTTTCTCCCAC encodes:
- the msrb3 gene encoding methionine-R-sulfoxide reductase B3 isoform X1 — protein: MTIHGHVLVLSCCLDTRPVEDPPGPGAWTTRLDPEPGGPAWTRSLEDPPGPGAWRTGTNRTNRSSTGAFTAGEPECCPGASSPPSRCCCFCPTSPSKPTGVLLVGFLCPAVMSGFNLLHLITKSQPVALRPCSLPSGACLTKRKWPVSFPPEELKKRLTPIQYHVTQERGTESAFTGELTRHQGEGTYTCVVCGAPLFSSSSKFDSGSGWPSFFDILKEESIVQSDDFSYGMHRVETTCGQCGAHLGHTFDDGPKPTGKRYCINSASLAFQPKDAASSSAAEGGAASSSGGGDKTEL